The Arachis hypogaea cultivar Tifrunner chromosome 16, arahy.Tifrunner.gnm2.J5K5, whole genome shotgun sequence genome contains a region encoding:
- the LOC112758400 gene encoding protein VAPYRIN-LIKE: MDRLVKPDVKEVEMIFEKTDEKCSATFRLTNLMHAMAVAVSLTTTNPSSPFSIDIPLSTIPPLSSSTYTISLSHLSDNGRLFSTAPESVAVVTSMLLAGKSHNCDDLRRLFLKPGPHVFNDAVIPVSIVGPHFAEFLISNHIPRSRSLLHKAISRCPPSQLTDLLTYAVECGNAESVAVLIDAGADSNSKDSNGKSLVPLAIRAGNEINVVKVLLASGCVIENKVDLVLHEAAAANRVDLMRLLFEFIGEDDADVDSVNHEGRTPIHVAALHGHVDVIRYCVSMRGNPNVVDRKGWTPLHCAASEGQLGAVESLLAECGCDAKRAVDREGKTAFAIAMENGHVELGDLLHWGDVLFRAARVGDVHGMASCLTVGGADVNGRDQNGWTALHWAALKGKVKSVEVLIDNGAEVDPVDEVGYTPLRCAVESGHLQVALFLVARGSCATLDTIKASKGLFAPPRLLDSFGKLTKHVL, translated from the exons ATGGACAGGTTGGTGAAACCAGATGTGAAGGAAGTtgagatgatttttgaaaagactGATGAAAAGTGCAGCGCAACGTTCAGACTCACCAATCTCATGCACGCCATGGCCGTCGCAGTGTCACTAACCACCACAAACCCTTCTTCTCCATTCTCCATAGACATTCCACTCTCCACAATCCCACCTCTTTCTTCTTCCACATACACCATCTCGCTCTCTCATCTCTCAGATAATGGAAGACTTTTCTCCACAGCGCCGGAGTCCGTCGCAGTCGTAACCTCCATGCTCCTAGCTGGAAAGTCACACAACTGCGATGACCTCCGCCGCCTCTTCTTGAAGCCAGGACCGCACGTGTTCAACGACGCCGTCATCCCCGTTTCAATAGTTGGCCCTCACTTCGCAGAGTTCCTCATCTCAAACCACATCCCCCGAAGCCGTTCCCTTCTCCACAAAGCCATATCAAGATGTCCACCGTCGCAGCTCACGGATCTGTTGACTTACGCCGTCGAATGTGGAAACGCAGAATCCGTTGCCGTTTTGATAGATGCCGGAGCAGACTCGAACTCCAAGGACTCAAACGGAAAATCACTTGTCCCCTTGGCGATTCGAGCAGGGAACGAAATCAATGTGGTAAAGGTCTTACTAGCTTCTGGTTGCGTAATTGAAAACAAGGTGGACTTGGTTTTGCACGAAGCTGCGGCGGCGAATAGGGTAGATCTCATGCGGTTACTGTTTGAATTTATCGGCGAAGATGATGCTGACGTGGATTCGGTGAATCACGAAGGTAGGACTCCAATTCACGTGGCTGCGCTTCACGGACACGTAGATGTCATCAG GTATTGTGTTTCGATGAGAGGGAATCCAAACGTTGTGGACCGGAAGGGGTGGACGCCGTTGCATTGTGCAGCGTCGGAGGGGCAGTTGGGAGCCGTGGAGAGTTTGTTAGCGGAATGTGGGTGCGATGCGAAGCGCGCGGTGGATAGAGAGGGGAAAACAGCATTTGCCATAGCAATGGAGAATGGACACGTGGAATTAGGAGATTTGCTGCATTGGGGGGACGTGCTGTTTCGGGCGGCGAGGGTAGGGGACGTGCACGGGATGGCAAGCTGTTTGACAGTTGGGGGAGCGGACGTGAATGGAAGGGACCAGAACGGGTGGACGGCCCTGCATTGGGCTGCATTGAAAGGAAAGGTGAAGAGCGTTGAGGTCTTGATTGATAACGGTGCTGAGGTTGATCCCGTTGATGAGGTTGGGTACACTCCGTTACGGTGTGCCGTTGAGAGTGGTCACTTGCAGGTTGCCCTTTTTTTGGTTGCTCGTGGCTCGTGTGCAACTCTTGATACTATCAAGGCCTCTAAAGGCCTCTTTGCACCTCCTAGATTATTGGATTCTTTTGGTAAATTAACGAAACATGTGCTGTGA